The Burkholderia sp. NRF60-BP8 genomic sequence CGTCCGTTTACATACCGAGTTCCGGCACGGCCGGCCGGCGGGATAATGATCGCGACGCAGCCGATCGTCCCGTTCGGCGGCGCAGTGTCGCGAGACGACGCCAAGGAGAACGGGAATGAAACGGATGCTGTTCGCCGCCGCGCTGACGGCGGCGTTCGTGCGGCCGGCGGCTGCGGAACCGCCGCAGGTCGCCGACGGGAAGCTGGTCGACGAAGCGCACATGACGCTGTACGTGTTCGATCGCGATGCGCCGGGCAAGAGCATGTGCGACGGCGCATGCGCGGCCAACTGGCCGCCCGCGCTCGCCGACGCGTACGACAAGGCGTCGGGTGCGCTGAGCCTCGTCGCCCGCGACGACGGCAACAAGCAATGGGCGTACCGTGGCCGCCCGCTGTATCGCTGGAAGATGGACCACCAGGCCGGCGACGCGGGCGGCGACGGCGTCGGCGGCATGTGGCACGTCGCGCGGCCGTGATCGCGCGGCGACGCGCGAGGCGCTCCGATGAGCTATGAATCGGACCTGCTGGTGTGGCTCCCGCATCTCACGCGCTATGCGCGTGCACTGACGGGCGAGCGCGCGTGGGCCGACGATCTCGTGCAGGACACGCTCGAGCGTGCGCTGAACCGGCCGCCGCGCGACGGCGCCCACCTGCGCGCGTGGCTGCTGACGCTGCTGCGGCACCGCTTCATCGACCAGTTGCGCGCCCGGCACGAGATCGCGGTCGACGACGCGACCGCGCCGTGGCAGACGATGGCCGCGCCGGCGGGCGAGGTCGGCGGGCTGGAGTTGCGCGACGTGCAGCGCGCGCTGTACCGGCTGCCGGTCGAACAGCGCGAGGTGCTGTTGCTGGTCGCGCTCGAGGAGTTGAGCTATCGCGATGCCGCGCAGGTGCTCGGCGTGCCGGTGGGCACGGTGATGTCGCGACTCGCGCGGGCGCGTGCGCAGATGCGCGCCTTGCTGTCGGACGCGCCGTCGGCGCACGGCACGGCCGCGTTACGGGTGATCGGGAAGCCATGATGGACGATCCGCGCAAGCCTTCGAATCGGGGGGACGACGACGCGTCGGCGCAACTGCTGTCCGCGCTGCTGGACGGCGAGTTGTCCGGGGACGAGCGGCGCGAGATGCTCGAGCGCCTGCAGTCCGATCCGCAGGAAGCCGAACGATTCGCGCATTACCGCGCGCAGCGCGATGCGTTGAAAGCGCTGTTTCCGTTGCCGGGGGCCGCGCCGGCGTTGTTCGTGCAGCGCCGCGCGCCGCGCTGGCGCGCCGTCACGCACGCGTTCGCGGGGCTCGCGGCCGGGCTGCTGATCGGTGTCGCGCTGCATGCCGGCTGGACGGCGTTCGACCGCGAACCGGCGTTCGCCGCGCGCGCCGACGTCGCATACGCCGTGTACGCCGCCGACCGCGAGCATCCGGTGGAAGTCGGTGCGGCCGATCCCGCGCGGCTCGCCGCGTGGCTGTCGGCGCGCGTCGGCCGGCCGGTGCGCGCACCGTCGCTCGACGAATACGGTTACGCGCTGCTGGGCGGCCGGGTGCTGCCCGGCGACGCGGGGCCGGCCGCGCAGCTCATGTACCAGCGCGCGGACGGCGCGCGCGTGACGCTGTACATGAGCGCATACGATGCGCGGCGCCTCGCGCCGCAGGCGATGTCGGCCGGCGGACGATACACGTATTTCTGGTCGGATCGCGGCATGGGTTATGCGCTGTCCGGCCGCGGCGACGAACGGCGCCTGCGCGAGCTCGCGATCGACGCATGCGGTGCGCTGGGCGGCCCGACCGACGCATGGAAGGGATGACGCGCGGCGCTCGCAGGGAGCAAGCGATGAAGAGGTCGATGATGAAGGCGCTCGGGCTGGCAGCGTTCCTGGCGGGCACGACGCTTGCACGAGCGGAAGGCGACCCGCCCGTGCGCGTGCCGGTCGACGCCGATGGCGTGCAGCGCGTGGCGATCGTCGGCGGCAGCTATTTCTTCCGGCCGAACCACGTGATCGTGCGCGCGCACGTGCCGGTCGAGCTGACCGTGTCGGCCGAGCCCGGCGTGGTGCCGCACAGCTTCGAAATCGACGCGCCGCAGGCCGGCATCGCGGTACGCACCGAGCTCGGCACGACGCCGAGGACGTTTCGTTTCACGCCGCTGCAGCCGGGGCGATTCGCCTACTATTGCACGCACCGGCTGCTGTTTTTCAGAAGCCATCGCGAGCGCGGGATGGAAGGCGTGCTCGATGTCGAGGCGGCGCCGTGATCGCCGCGTTGCTGGCCGCGAGCCTGATAGGAGCGAGCATGACAGCCGATCCCGTGACCGTCGCGCAGGCGCATTTCGACCACGTCCGCTCGTACCGCGCGACGATTCGCTCGTCGGCGCGCGACGGCGAGCACACCGAAATCCGCTACGCGTACCTGAAACCGGGCTTCGTCCGGATGGATTTCGTGTCGCCGCATCGCGGCGCGGTGCTCGCGTACGATCCCGGCGACGGCAAGGTGCGGTTGCGCCCGTTCGGCACGCACGCGCCGCCCGCGCTGACGTTGTCGCCGTCCAATCCGCTCGTGCGCGACCGCACCGGCCACCGGGTCGACCGCTCGGACGTCGGCGAACTGCTGCGCAACGTCCATGCGCTGCAGCAGGGCGGCGCGACGGTGACCGAAGGCGAGGAGGCCGTCGGCGGCCGGACCGCGCTGCGCGTGCTGGTCACGGGCGCGCCTGCGCACGCGGTCGACGGCGTGCATCGCTACCGGCTGTGGCTCGACGCCGCGGACGGTTTTCCGCTGAAGGTCGTCAGCTACGCGGACGGCGACGACGTGCCGCTCGAAACCGTGACGCTCGACGACGTGGAGATCGACGTCGCGTTTCCCGAGCGTTTCTTCGCGCCCTGACGGCGCGCCGATCCGCGTTCCTGACGCGCATGCCGGAGGCTGCATGGCGGAGTACCGGTTTTCGACGATCTGGCGGGTGGATGCGCCGCTCGCGGCGGTCTGGGATGCGATCTACCAGGTCGATCGCTGGCCCGACTGGTGGAAGGGCGCCGTGCGCACCGTCGAGCTCGAGCATGGCGACGCGCGCGGCGTCGGCGCGCTGCACCGGTATACGTGGAAGGGCGCGCTGCCGTACCGGCTGACCTTCGACATGCGCGTGCGGCGCGTCGAGCGGCCGCATGTGCTCGAAGGCCGTGCGAGCGGCGCGATCGAGGGCGACGGACGCTGGTCGTTCGCCGCCGACGGCGCGCGCACCGTCGTGCGCTACGACTGGCACATTTGCACGCACGGCTGGATGAACTGGCTGGAGCCGCTCGCACGGCCGCTGTTCCGATGGAATCACGACGTCGTGATGCGCGAAGGCGCGAAGGGGCTCGCGCGGCGGCTGGGCGCGGCCGTCGAGACGGACGGCCGGACCTTCCGGCCGCTGTCGGGCGCGGACTGTGCCGATGCGTGAGGCGCGCAAGGATTGACGCGGCGACGCACGCGAACGAACGCGTCGCGGCGGATGAAATCGGCGCCCGCACGGTTTTTTCGCTGCGATGTCGCCGGTCTCAGGAACTCCGGGCTTACCCGGTGTCCAATCGGGGCTGGATGAGGTTGGCGGGTTGCACGGGGCCGTCCGTCGCGACGATTGAGGTCTTCAGATTATTGTTTTTAAAAGGTTTTTTGTTGTGTTTCCGTGTTTTTCCACCGTCCCGCCGCGTCGAAAATTCCCCCGGTTCCCCTTCTTGAATTTGTCAAAACCCGTCCATATAATTAGCACTCGCTGCACGAGAGTGCTAACAATTCTCTGCCGGGCGACGAGCCGGGCAGTTTCCCTAAGCGTTCTTCAATCTCAGTCAAGAGAGGAGTGAATATGAACCTTCGTCCTTTGCACGATCGCGTGATCGTCAAGCGCCTGGATCAGGAAACCAAGACCGCCTCGGGCATCGTGATCCCCGACGCCGCTGCTGAAAAGCCGGATCAGGGCGAAGTCCTGGCCATCGGCCCGGGCAAGCGCGACGACAAGGGCGCGCCGATCGCACTCGACGTGAAGGTCGGCGATCGTGTCCTGTTCGGCAAGTACGCAGGCCAGACCGTGAAGGTCGACGGCCAGGAACTGCTGGTCATGCGCGAAGAAGACATCATGGCCGTTGTCAACGCCAAGTAAGCGTCCTCCGACGGTACATATTCCCAAGAATTCAAGGAGTTAAAGATGGCAGCTAAAGACGTCGTATTCGGCGATTCCGCCCGTTCGAAGATGGTCGAAGGCGTGAACATTCTCGCCAACGCAGTCAAGGTCACGCTGGGTCCGAAGGGCCGCAACGTCGTGCTCGAGCGCAGCTTCGGCGGCCCGACGGTCACCAAGGACGGTGTGTCGGTCGCGAAGGAAATCGAGCTGAAGGACAAGCTCCAGAACATGGGCGCGCAAATGGTCAAGGAAGTCGCTTCCAAGACCAGCGACAACGCAGGCGACGGTACGACGACGGCAACCGTGCTCGCGCAATCGATCGTTCGCGAAGGCATGAAGTACGTCGCGTCGGGCATGAACCCGATGGACCTGAAGCGCGGCATCGACAAGGCCGTCGCAGCGGCCGTCGAAGAGCTGAAGAAGATCAGCAAGCCGTGCACGACCAACAAGGAAATCGCACAGGTCGGCTCGATCTCGGCGAACAGCGATTCGTCGATCGGCGATCGCATCGCTGAAGCGATGGACAAGGTCGGCAAGGAAGGCGTCATCACCGTCGAAGACGGCAAGTCGCTGGCCGACGAACTCGACGTCGTCGAAGGCATGCAATTCGACCGCGGCTACCTGTCGCCGTACTTCATCAACAACCCGGACAAGCAAGTCGCCGTCCTCGAGAACCCGTTCGTGCTGCTGCACGACAAGAAGGTGTCGAACATCCGCGATCTGCTGCCGGTGCTCGAGCAAGTCGCGAAGGCAGGCCGTCCGCTGCTGATCATCGCCGAAGACGTCGAAGGCGAAGCGCTCGCAACGCTGGTCGTCAACAACATCCGCGGCATCCTGAAGACCGTTGCGGTCAAGGCGCCGGGCTTCGGCGACCGTCGCAAGGCAATGCTGGAAGACATCGCGATCCTGACCGGCGGTCAGGTCGTCGCGGAAGAAACCGGCCTCACGCTCGAGAAGGCAACGCTGGCAGAACTGGGCCAGGCGAAGCGCATCGAAGTGGGCAAGGAAAACACGACGATCATCGACGGCGCAGGCGAAGCCGTGAACATCGAAGCGCGCGTCAAGCAGATCCGCACGCAAATCGAAGAAGCGACGTCGGACTACGACCGCGAGAAGCTGCAAGAGCGCGTGGCGAAGCTGGCCGGCGGTGTTGCGGTGATCAAGGTCGGCGCTGCGACCGAAGTCGAAATGAAGGAAAAGAAGGCACGCGTCGAAGACGCGCTGCACGCAACCCGCGCTGCCGTTGAAGAAGGCATCGTCCCGGGCGGCGGCGTCGCGCTGATCCGTGCACGCACCGCGATCGCAGGCCTGACCGGCGTGAACGCCGACCAGAACGCCGGCATCAAGATCGTGCTGCGCGCGATGGAAGAGCCGCTGCGCCAGATCGTCACGAACGGCGGCGAAGAAGCCAGCGTCGTGGTGGCGGCGGTTGCTGCAGGCAAGGGCAACTACGGCTACAACGCAGCGACGGGCGAGTACGTCGACATGGTCGAAGCCGGCGTCGTCGACCCGACCAAGGTCACGCGCACCGCACTGCAGAACGCAGCTTCGGTTGCAGGCCTGCTGCTGACGACGGACGCAGCCGTCGCAGAACTGCCGAAGGAAGACGCACCGATGCCGGGCGGCATGCCGGGCGGCATGGGCGGCATGGGCATGGACATGTAATCGACTTCGGTCGACGGTGTCCGGAGCGCGCAGCGATGCGCGTTCCAGCCAAAAGAAAAGACCCGCAGCGATGCGGGTCTTTTTTTATGTGCGCGCGGTTTTCGATGCGTGCGCGAGGCAACCGGATACGTCACGCCTCCAAGCGGCGCGACGTGTGGCGGTGGACCTGCTCGCCGCGTCGCGACTCAATGCCGGTGCGACGTCCTCGGCGCCGGATCGGCCTTCACGGCCGGCGGCGCGTCCGAATCGTCGTTGCTGCGCGCCCAGAAGAACCGGTCGGGCAGGTATGCGCCCATACCGGGCCGGAACGCGTCGCGCACGGCCTGGTACAGGTATTCCTGCGCCTCGCGCACGGCCTCCGGCGGCTCCTGGCCGTTTGCGAGCAGCGCCGCGATGGCCGCGCCGAGCGTATCGGTGATGCCCATCAGCCGGTGCGGCGAGCGGTCCCACATGTCTTCACGAAGCTGGCCTTCTTCGCCGTACAGCGTATTGACGAGCCGGTGCGAGCCCGTTTCCGACGACAGGATGTATTCGCAACCTTGCGACAGCAGGTGCGACACGGCCGCATCGAGATTCGGCGCTTCGGCATCGCCGTCCGGCTGCGCGAGCGCGATCAGCGTCGCGTGATCGGCGACGAGCAAGGTGGTTTGCGGCGCCAGCAGGTCGGCGATCGATTCGCGCAGGTCGTCGGCGGCGAGCACGTGTTCGTCGTCGAGCGTGAAGTCCGGCGCGAGCACGAGCGGCACGCCGTCGTAGTCGGCGACGACTTCGGCGATCGCGCTCACGACTTCCGCGCGCGTCGCCGCGCCGATCTTGAACGCGGCCACCGGCATGTCTTCGAGCAGCATGCGCGCCTGCGCGGCGACGACGTCGGGGTCGAGGCCGGTCACTTCATCGCAGGCGGCCGAGTCGCGCACGGTATAGCCGGTCAGGACGGACACGCCGTGACAGCCCATGCTCGCCAGGGTCATCAGATCGGCTTGGAGGCCGGAGCCGCCGGTGGGATCGGACAGGCCGAAGGTGAGGACGATCGGAGGGGCGTTGCTGGACATGTAAAAATGGGGCAAGAGAAAAACGGAAAAGCGACGGAGATGCGGACGGCGAGGCGAGTGGGGCTGTTTCGGCCCTGTGTTGCCCGGCAGGCCGCACGTTCAACCATTATGCGGTGGAATC encodes the following:
- a CDS encoding LolA family protein: MIAALLAASLIGASMTADPVTVAQAHFDHVRSYRATIRSSARDGEHTEIRYAYLKPGFVRMDFVSPHRGAVLAYDPGDGKVRLRPFGTHAPPALTLSPSNPLVRDRTGHRVDRSDVGELLRNVHALQQGGATVTEGEEAVGGRTALRVLVTGAPAHAVDGVHRYRLWLDAADGFPLKVVSYADGDDVPLETVTLDDVEIDVAFPERFFAP
- a CDS encoding SRPBCC family protein, which codes for MAEYRFSTIWRVDAPLAAVWDAIYQVDRWPDWWKGAVRTVELEHGDARGVGALHRYTWKGALPYRLTFDMRVRRVERPHVLEGRASGAIEGDGRWSFAADGARTVVRYDWHICTHGWMNWLEPLARPLFRWNHDVVMREGAKGLARRLGAAVETDGRTFRPLSGADCADA
- a CDS encoding COG4315 family predicted lipoprotein, translated to MKRMLFAAALTAAFVRPAAAEPPQVADGKLVDEAHMTLYVFDRDAPGKSMCDGACAANWPPALADAYDKASGALSLVARDDGNKQWAYRGRPLYRWKMDHQAGDAGGDGVGGMWHVARP
- the groES gene encoding co-chaperone GroES codes for the protein MNLRPLHDRVIVKRLDQETKTASGIVIPDAAAEKPDQGEVLAIGPGKRDDKGAPIALDVKVGDRVLFGKYAGQTVKVDGQELLVMREEDIMAVVNAK
- a CDS encoding anti-sigma factor family protein — its product is MMDDPRKPSNRGDDDASAQLLSALLDGELSGDERREMLERLQSDPQEAERFAHYRAQRDALKALFPLPGAAPALFVQRRAPRWRAVTHAFAGLAAGLLIGVALHAGWTAFDREPAFAARADVAYAVYAADREHPVEVGAADPARLAAWLSARVGRPVRAPSLDEYGYALLGGRVLPGDAGPAAQLMYQRADGARVTLYMSAYDARRLAPQAMSAGGRYTYFWSDRGMGYALSGRGDERRLRELAIDACGALGGPTDAWKG
- the groL gene encoding chaperonin GroEL (60 kDa chaperone family; promotes refolding of misfolded polypeptides especially under stressful conditions; forms two stacked rings of heptamers to form a barrel-shaped 14mer; ends can be capped by GroES; misfolded proteins enter the barrel where they are refolded when GroES binds); translated protein: MAAKDVVFGDSARSKMVEGVNILANAVKVTLGPKGRNVVLERSFGGPTVTKDGVSVAKEIELKDKLQNMGAQMVKEVASKTSDNAGDGTTTATVLAQSIVREGMKYVASGMNPMDLKRGIDKAVAAAVEELKKISKPCTTNKEIAQVGSISANSDSSIGDRIAEAMDKVGKEGVITVEDGKSLADELDVVEGMQFDRGYLSPYFINNPDKQVAVLENPFVLLHDKKVSNIRDLLPVLEQVAKAGRPLLIIAEDVEGEALATLVVNNIRGILKTVAVKAPGFGDRRKAMLEDIAILTGGQVVAEETGLTLEKATLAELGQAKRIEVGKENTTIIDGAGEAVNIEARVKQIRTQIEEATSDYDREKLQERVAKLAGGVAVIKVGAATEVEMKEKKARVEDALHATRAAVEEGIVPGGGVALIRARTAIAGLTGVNADQNAGIKIVLRAMEEPLRQIVTNGGEEASVVVAAVAAGKGNYGYNAATGEYVDMVEAGVVDPTKVTRTALQNAASVAGLLLTTDAAVAELPKEDAPMPGGMPGGMGGMGMDM
- a CDS encoding hydroxymethylpyrimidine/phosphomethylpyrimidine kinase, whose protein sequence is MSSNAPPIVLTFGLSDPTGGSGLQADLMTLASMGCHGVSVLTGYTVRDSAACDEVTGLDPDVVAAQARMLLEDMPVAAFKIGAATRAEVVSAIAEVVADYDGVPLVLAPDFTLDDEHVLAADDLRESIADLLAPQTTLLVADHATLIALAQPDGDAEAPNLDAAVSHLLSQGCEYILSSETGSHRLVNTLYGEEGQLREDMWDRSPHRLMGITDTLGAAIAALLANGQEPPEAVREAQEYLYQAVRDAFRPGMGAYLPDRFFWARSNDDSDAPPAVKADPAPRTSHRH
- a CDS encoding sigma-70 family RNA polymerase sigma factor, whose translation is MSYESDLLVWLPHLTRYARALTGERAWADDLVQDTLERALNRPPRDGAHLRAWLLTLLRHRFIDQLRARHEIAVDDATAPWQTMAAPAGEVGGLELRDVQRALYRLPVEQREVLLLVALEELSYRDAAQVLGVPVGTVMSRLARARAQMRALLSDAPSAHGTAALRVIGKP